A portion of the Streptomyces coeruleoprunus genome contains these proteins:
- a CDS encoding vanadium-dependent haloperoxidase, which translates to MINRTADQEAAAWFWANDNDGTYKPPGQLLQATREIATARGLNTYENARLFALVSIAMADAGIAVRDVKFLTPIDLWRPVSAIRDGGLDPEWKPLLKNPSGVNVTPCFPAWASGHATFGAAWAGIMKRYFGSDGIAFDMTTDEPRSPVKSRHFTSFSAAAREDAYSRVWLGVHFPWDAEDGLTLGDKIANHVFTTKLRTL; encoded by the coding sequence GTGATCAACCGGACCGCCGACCAGGAGGCCGCCGCCTGGTTCTGGGCCAACGACAACGACGGCACCTACAAGCCACCGGGCCAGCTGCTCCAGGCCACCCGCGAGATAGCGACGGCACGCGGTCTGAACACCTACGAGAACGCCCGCCTGTTCGCGCTCGTGTCGATCGCGATGGCGGACGCCGGCATCGCCGTCCGGGACGTGAAGTTCCTGACCCCCATCGACCTGTGGCGCCCGGTCTCGGCCATCCGTGACGGCGGCCTCGACCCGGAGTGGAAGCCGCTCCTGAAGAACCCCTCCGGCGTCAACGTCACCCCCTGCTTCCCCGCGTGGGCGTCGGGCCACGCCACCTTCGGCGCGGCGTGGGCGGGCATCATGAAGCGGTACTTCGGCTCCGACGGCATCGCCTTCGACATGACCACCGACGAGCCGCGCTCCCCGGTCAAGTCACGCCACTTCACCAGCTTCAGCGCCGCCGCCCGCGAGGACGCGTACAGCAGGGTCTGGCTGGGCGTGCACTTTCCGTGGGACGCCGAGGACGGCCTCACCCTCGGCGACAAGATCGCCAACCACGTGTTCACCACCAAGCTGCGCACGCTCTGA
- a CDS encoding DUF2716 domain-containing protein: protein MIKDPVVALPEAEYRRVWGRFYEDFDFRPSMSSFEWPAIKEPVASVTWRLAALDDDPGYERLDRLVDVIKQGLTSCVGPQGTLLALDWQHTSYRFAPQEVGGPEQPAWPLSPYPDGDYCIYLTEDFRLGSFGHPWEESLCLFGEELLDVTCAEVDKVLGPPIRRSGKAVGSA, encoded by the coding sequence ATGATCAAGGATCCCGTGGTCGCGCTGCCGGAGGCTGAGTACCGACGTGTCTGGGGCCGTTTCTACGAGGACTTCGACTTCCGGCCGAGTATGAGTTCGTTCGAGTGGCCAGCCATCAAGGAGCCCGTCGCATCGGTTACCTGGCGGCTTGCCGCACTGGACGACGATCCGGGATACGAGCGCCTGGACCGCCTGGTCGACGTGATCAAGCAGGGGCTGACCTCCTGCGTGGGCCCGCAGGGCACGCTGCTCGCCCTCGATTGGCAGCACACGTCGTATCGCTTCGCGCCGCAGGAGGTCGGTGGTCCGGAGCAGCCGGCTTGGCCTCTGAGCCCGTATCCCGACGGGGACTACTGCATCTATCTCACGGAGGACTTTCGCCTGGGCAGTTTTGGACACCCTTGGGAGGAGTCCCTCTGCCTGTTCGGTGAGGAACTCCTCGACGTCACATGCGCGGAGGTGGACAAGGTTCTTGGTCCGCCAATCCGTAGGTCCGGCAAGGCAGTGGGCTCCGCCTGA
- a CDS encoding DUF6221 family protein produces MSQDLVTFLNARLDEEADLARRCDGDGCGEWTAHGHTVDFCQGELPGFHPTIARHVALHDPARVLREVEAKRRVLARHVLSPATGDPELPWENRDDCQYDGETWPCDDLLDLAAPYAGHPDYPRPA; encoded by the coding sequence ATGAGTCAAGACCTGGTGACGTTCCTGAACGCACGGCTGGATGAAGAGGCCGACCTGGCCCGACGCTGCGACGGCGACGGCTGCGGGGAGTGGACCGCTCACGGGCACACGGTCGACTTCTGCCAAGGAGAACTCCCCGGGTTCCACCCCACGATCGCCCGCCACGTGGCGCTGCACGACCCGGCTCGCGTTCTGCGGGAGGTCGAGGCCAAGCGACGTGTGCTGGCCCGCCATGTGCTCAGTCCAGCCACGGGCGACCCCGAACTGCCGTGGGAAAACCGCGATGACTGCCAGTACGACGGCGAGACGTGGCCATGCGACGACCTGCTCGACCTCGCTGCACCCTACGCCGGACATCCTGACTACCCCAGGCCGGCCTGA
- a CDS encoding ricin-type beta-trefoil lectin domain protein, translating into MRKSWVSTLIMLVAAALGVTATGAPPASAASDTPLRVMPLGDSITWGVGSSTGNGYRGPLWDRIAADGHPVDFVGTLRGGSMSDPDNQGHSGYKIHQIAALADASLTRYRPNVVTLHIGTNDLNESYQVSTATARLKSLVGQITAAAPDATVLVASLVVSTSGSEEQYRAAYNQAIPRIVSDAQAAGKRVAYVDMSSLTTADLADTLHPNDSGYRKMADAFHRGIQAADSAGWLRNPAPAAASVRSGIAGKCLDVSGAGTADGTAVQIWSCSGSGNQLWSAYTDGTLRSLGKCLDAAGWGTANGTKVQLWACHGGANQVWQPYNGGYRNPASGRCLDVPGSTTADGTQLQLWDCHGGANQKWTTLTTG; encoded by the coding sequence ATGAGAAAGTCCTGGGTCTCAACCCTGATCATGCTCGTCGCCGCCGCGCTCGGGGTGACGGCGACAGGGGCGCCTCCCGCATCGGCCGCCTCTGACACGCCCTTACGGGTCATGCCGTTGGGCGACTCGATCACCTGGGGGGTGGGAAGCAGTACGGGCAACGGCTACCGGGGACCGTTGTGGGACAGGATCGCGGCGGACGGCCATCCGGTGGACTTCGTCGGCACGTTGCGGGGCGGTTCGATGTCCGACCCCGACAACCAGGGCCATTCCGGATACAAGATCCACCAGATCGCCGCACTCGCCGACGCCTCTCTGACCCGCTACCGGCCCAACGTCGTGACGCTGCACATCGGCACCAACGACCTCAACGAGAGCTACCAGGTCTCCACGGCCACCGCCCGGCTGAAGTCGCTGGTCGGCCAGATCACCGCCGCCGCCCCCGACGCAACCGTCCTCGTGGCCTCCCTGGTCGTGTCCACCAGCGGCTCGGAGGAGCAGTACCGGGCCGCCTACAACCAGGCCATCCCCCGGATAGTGAGCGACGCGCAGGCCGCGGGCAAGCGCGTCGCGTACGTGGACATGAGCAGCCTGACCACGGCCGACCTGGCCGACACCCTGCATCCCAACGACTCCGGCTACCGGAAGATGGCGGACGCCTTCCACCGCGGCATCCAGGCCGCGGACAGCGCCGGGTGGCTGAGGAACCCCGCACCCGCCGCCGCGAGCGTGCGGTCCGGCATCGCCGGCAAGTGCCTGGACGTCAGCGGCGCGGGCACCGCCGACGGGACCGCCGTCCAGATCTGGAGCTGCAGCGGCAGCGGCAACCAGCTCTGGTCCGCCTACACCGACGGCACCCTGCGCTCCCTGGGCAAGTGCCTCGACGCCGCCGGCTGGGGCACCGCCAACGGCACCAAGGTGCAGCTCTGGGCCTGCCACGGCGGCGCCAACCAGGTGTGGCAGCCCTACAACGGCGGCTACCGCAACCCCGCCTCCGGCCGCTGCCTCGACGTCCCGGGCTCCACCACCGCCGACGGCACACAGCTCCAGCTGTGGGACTGCCACGGCGGCGCCAACCAGAAGTGGACCACCCTCACCACCGGATGA